A DNA window from Lutra lutra chromosome 8, mLutLut1.2, whole genome shotgun sequence contains the following coding sequences:
- the KCNA5 gene encoding potassium voltage-gated channel subfamily A member 5: MEIALVPLENGGAMTVRGGGEAGTGCGQAIGGKLQCPPTAGLSDGPKEPALRARGTQRGVDPGGRPLPPLPQDPPQPRRLPPEDEEGEGDPALGMAEDQVLGAGSLHHQRVLINISGLRFETQLGTLAQFPNTLLGDPAKRLRYFDPLRNEYFFDRNRPSFDGILYYYQSGGRLRRPVNVSLDVFADEIRFYQLGDEAMERFREDEGFIKEEEKPLPRNEFQRQVWLIFEYPESSGSARGIAIVSVLVILISIITFCLETLPEFRDERELLRHPPVPHQPLGPSRGANGSGPLAPPSGPTVAPLLPRTLADPFFIVETTCVIWFTFELLVRFFACPSKAEFSRNIMNIIDVVAIFPYFITLGTELAEQPGGGGGGQNGQQAMSLAILRVIRLVRVFRIFKLSRHSKGLQILGKTLQASMRELGLLIFFLFIGVILFSSAVYFAEADNQETHFSSIPDAFWWAVVTMTTVGYGDMRPVTVGGKIVGSLCAIAGVLTIALPVPVIVSNFNYFYHRETDHEEQAALKEEQGSQSHGTGLDSRGPRKASWSKGSLYKAGVSLENADGARRGSCPLEKCNLKAKSNVDLRRSLYALCLDTSRETDL; this comes from the coding sequence atgGAGATCGCCCTGGTGCCCCTGGAGAACGGCGGTGCCATGACCGTCAGAGGAGGAGGTGAGGCTGGTACAGGTTGTGGCCAGGCCATAGGGGGAAAGCTCCAGTGTCCCCCGACGGCTGGGCTCAGCGATGGACCCAAAGAGCCGGCGCTAAGGGCGCGCGGCACGCAGAGGGGAGTGGACCCGGGAGGGCGGCCTTTGCCACCGCTGCCCCAGGATCCTCCGCAGCCTCGAAGGCTGCCTCCGGAGGACGAGGAGGGAGAAGGCGACCCCGCCCTGGGCATGGCAGAGGACCAGGTGCTGGGCGCCGGGTCCCTGCACCATCAGCGCGTCCTGATCAACATCTCCGGGCTGCGCTTCGAGACGCAGCTGGGCACCCTGGCGCAGTTCCCTAATACCCTCCTGGGGGACCCGGCCAAGCGCCTGCGCTACTTCGATCCCTTGAGGAACGAGTACTTCTTCGACCGCAACCGGCCCAGCTTCGATGGCATCCTCTACTACTACCAGTCCGGGGGCCGCCTGCGGAGGCCGGTCAACGTCTCCCTCGACGTGTTCGCGGATGAGATCCGCTTCTACCAGCTGGGGGACGAGGCCATGGAGCGCTTCCGGGAGGACGAGGGTTTCATTAAAGAAGAGGAGAAGCCCCTGCCCCGAAACGAGTTCCAACGCCAGGTGTGGCTTATCTTTGAATATCCAGAAAGCTCGGGGTCCGCGAGGGGCATCGCCATCGTCTCCGTCTTGGTCATTCTCATCTCCATCATCACCTTCTGCTTGGAGACCTTGCCTGAGTTCAGGGATGAACGGGAGCTTCTCCGCCATCCCCCAGTGCCCCACCAGCCTCTTGGGCCCTCCAGGGGGGCCAATGGCAGCGGGCCTCTGGCGCCTCCCTCTGGCCCTACGGTGGCACCTCTCCTGCCTAGGACTCTGGCTGACCCCTTCTTCATTGTAGAGACCACGTGTGTCATCTGGTTCACTTTCGAGCTGCTGGTACGCTTCTTCGCCTGCCCCAGCAAAGCAGAGTTCTCTCGGAACATCATGAACATCATTGATGTGGTGGCCATCTTCCCCTACTTCATCACGTTGGGCACAGAGCTGGCAGAACAGCCAGGGGGCGGAGGGGGCGGCCAGAATGGGCAGCAGGCCATGTCCCTGGCCATCCTCAGAGTGATCCGCCTGGTCCGGGTGTTCCGCATCTTCAAGCTGTCCCGCCACTCCAAGGGGCTGCAGATCCTGGGCAAGACCTTGCAGGCCTCCATGCGGGAGCTGGGGCtgctcatcttcttcctcttcattggAGTCATCCTCTTCTCCAGTGCCGTCTACTTCGCAGAGGCTGACAACCAGGAGACCCACTTTTCCAGCATCCCGGATGCTTTCTGGTGGGCCGTGGTCACTATGACCACGGTAGGCTATGGGGACATGAGACCCGTCACTGTGGGGGGCAAGATCGTGGGCTCGCTGTGTGCCATCGCTGGGGTCCTCACCATTGCCCTGCCTGTGCCCGTCATTGTCTCCAACTTCAACTACTTCTACCACCGGGAGACGGACCACGAGGAGCAGGCAGCTCTTAAGGAAGAGCAGGGCAGCCAGAGCCATGGGACAGGGCTGGACAGCAGAGGCCCTCGGAAGGCAAGCTGGAGCAAGGGGTCCCTCTACAAGGCTGGGGTGTCCCTGGAGAATGCAGACGGAGCCCGAAGGGGCAGCTGCCCCCTGGAGAAGTGTAACCTCAAGGCCAAAAGCAACGTGGACTTGCGGAGGTCCCTCTATGCCCTCTGCCTGGACACGAGCCGGGAAACGGATTTGTAA